Proteins from one Nakamurella multipartita DSM 44233 genomic window:
- a CDS encoding GntR family transcriptional regulator, which produces MIEFRIDRRSGMPTYLQIVEQVRQALLLGRLGVGDKLPTAREVVASTAINPNTVLKAYRELEREGLVEGRVGAGTFVLRGLARDEIGPHSPVGEELTGWVGRAKAAGLARHELEALVKAALDKEFG; this is translated from the coding sequence GTGATCGAGTTCCGGATCGACCGGCGTTCGGGGATGCCGACCTACCTGCAGATCGTCGAGCAGGTTCGCCAGGCGCTCCTGCTCGGGCGACTCGGCGTCGGCGACAAGCTGCCCACGGCCAGGGAAGTCGTGGCCAGCACGGCCATCAACCCGAACACCGTGCTCAAGGCCTACCGCGAGCTGGAACGTGAGGGGTTGGTCGAGGGCCGGGTGGGCGCGGGCACGTTCGTGCTCCGCGGGCTGGCCCGGGACGAGATCGGACCGCACTCGCCGGTGGGCGAGGAACTGACCGGGTGGGTGGGTCGCGCCAAGGCGGCCGGGCTGGCCCGGCACGAGCTGGAGGCACTGGTGAAGGCAGCGTTGGACAAGGAATTCGGGTGA
- a CDS encoding AAA family ATPase, with the protein MLERTVFEVKRIIVGQDRLVERMLVGLLARGHLLIEGVPGVAKTLAVETFARVVGGTFNRIQFTPDLVPSDLLGTRIYRVGREQFDIELGPVVANFVLTDEINRAPAKVQSALLEVMAERHVSIGGKTFPMPDPFLVMATQNPIENEGVYPLPEAQRDRFLFKLLVDYPVPDEEREIVYRMGVTPPTPNQVLPITELARLQQVAATVFVHHALVDYVVRLVFATRTPAEHGLKDVAGWLSYGASPRASLGMIAASRALALVRGRDFVVPQDVVDVAADVLRHRLVLSYDALADGVPVEAVLTRLLQAIPLPQVSPYVHPGVA; encoded by the coding sequence CTGCTCGAACGCACGGTGTTCGAGGTCAAGCGGATCATCGTCGGGCAGGACCGGTTGGTCGAGCGGATGCTGGTCGGCCTGCTGGCCCGCGGTCACCTGCTGATCGAGGGCGTCCCCGGGGTGGCCAAGACGCTGGCGGTCGAGACCTTCGCCCGGGTGGTCGGCGGCACCTTCAACCGGATCCAGTTCACCCCCGACCTGGTGCCTTCCGACCTGCTGGGCACTCGCATCTACCGGGTGGGCCGGGAGCAGTTCGACATCGAGCTGGGCCCGGTGGTGGCCAATTTCGTGCTGACCGACGAGATCAACCGGGCCCCGGCCAAGGTGCAGTCGGCCCTGCTGGAGGTGATGGCCGAACGGCACGTCTCGATCGGCGGCAAGACCTTCCCGATGCCCGACCCGTTCCTGGTGATGGCCACCCAGAACCCGATCGAAAACGAGGGCGTCTACCCGTTGCCGGAGGCCCAGCGCGACCGGTTCCTGTTCAAGCTGCTGGTCGACTACCCGGTGCCGGACGAGGAGCGCGAGATCGTCTACCGGATGGGCGTCACCCCGCCCACCCCGAACCAGGTGCTGCCGATCACCGAGCTGGCCCGGCTGCAGCAGGTCGCGGCGACCGTGTTCGTCCATCACGCCCTGGTCGACTACGTCGTGCGGCTGGTGTTCGCCACCCGCACGCCGGCCGAGCACGGGCTCAAGGATGTGGCCGGGTGGCTGTCCTACGGCGCCTCGCCGCGGGCGTCGCTGGGCATGATCGCCGCCTCCCGCGCGCTGGCCCTGGTGCGCGGGCGCGACTTCGTCGTGCCGCAGGACGTCGTCGACGTCGCCGCCGACGTGCTGCGGCACCGGCTGGTGCTGTCCTACGACGCGCTGGCCGACGGGGTACCGGTGGAGGCGGTGCTCACCCGCCTGCTGCAGGCCATCCCGCTGCCCCAGGTCAGCCCGTACGTGCATCCCGGCGTCGCTTGA
- a CDS encoding excalibur calcium-binding domain-containing protein, producing the protein MSARVNRRTGVIRAAVGFALAAGLLFGSAVPANAVPPPPDNPSDQQIEQGQDQAAASAAEVGRLAGLVAQTQGDIDRLHNDLEMKAELANKARVDLSVAQSDAAAAASASQQAQNDAAAAGQAVADAKQKAAAFAAASFRQGSVLGSLSAYWDAGSAGDVLQRQELLGQVSGSQLNAMSNLEATRTHKANQDSAARAALDAANAARARADQAKVTADRAQQEAADALQAGEDQLASLQAQHDQQERDYQAALANVAGLQNQRDQYNQWLAQKQAEEEAARLAAEEAARQAAAAEAARQEAARQEAARQAAAAQAAAEAAAAQAQAEAEAEAERQSAAREAANQAARAAQEAQANPGAPTYASCDEARAAGRGPIPQGDPAYRSELDPNNNGTACDGGSSGNAQASSEPYYANCDDARSAGVAPINRGSAGYRAALDPNDNGIACEGTVSAAQPASYSSSSGGDSSSRGQRVVNAAKQWLGTTYAWGGGDYDGPTLGIRDGGVADRYGDYRKVGFDCSGLALYAWSQVGVYLPHYSVYQYTGQSAKVSRSDLQPGDLVFWANNTSDPSTIHHVAIWIGNNQIIEAPNSGSYVKISTMYWNGYIGAVRPG; encoded by the coding sequence TTGAGCGCCCGGGTCAACCGGCGCACGGGCGTGATCCGGGCCGCCGTGGGATTCGCGCTGGCCGCGGGGCTGCTGTTCGGCAGCGCCGTGCCGGCCAACGCCGTCCCGCCCCCGCCGGACAATCCTTCCGACCAGCAGATCGAGCAGGGACAGGACCAGGCGGCCGCGTCCGCGGCCGAGGTCGGGCGGCTGGCCGGGCTGGTCGCCCAGACCCAGGGCGACATCGACCGGCTGCACAACGATCTGGAGATGAAGGCGGAGCTGGCCAACAAGGCCCGTGTCGACCTGTCCGTCGCCCAGTCCGACGCCGCCGCGGCCGCCTCCGCCTCGCAGCAGGCGCAGAACGACGCCGCCGCCGCCGGCCAGGCCGTCGCCGACGCCAAGCAGAAGGCCGCGGCGTTCGCCGCCGCCTCCTTCCGCCAGGGATCGGTGCTCGGTTCGCTGTCCGCCTACTGGGACGCCGGCAGTGCCGGTGATGTGCTGCAACGCCAGGAACTGCTCGGCCAGGTCTCGGGATCGCAGCTCAACGCGATGAGCAACCTGGAGGCGACCCGAACCCACAAGGCCAACCAGGACTCGGCGGCACGGGCCGCGCTGGACGCCGCCAATGCGGCGCGGGCTCGAGCCGACCAGGCCAAGGTGACCGCCGATCGGGCCCAGCAGGAGGCGGCCGACGCCCTGCAGGCGGGCGAGGATCAGCTGGCCTCCCTGCAGGCTCAGCACGACCAGCAGGAACGCGACTATCAGGCTGCGCTGGCCAATGTGGCCGGGCTGCAGAACCAGCGGGACCAGTACAACCAGTGGCTGGCGCAGAAGCAGGCCGAGGAAGAGGCGGCCCGGCTCGCGGCCGAGGAGGCCGCGCGGCAGGCCGCCGCCGCCGAGGCGGCGCGGCAGGAGGCAGCGCGGCAGGAAGCGGCCCGGCAGGCGGCCGCCGCGCAGGCGGCGGCCGAGGCGGCCGCCGCCCAGGCGCAGGCGGAGGCCGAGGCCGAGGCCGAGCGGCAGTCCGCGGCCCGGGAGGCGGCCAACCAGGCCGCCCGGGCGGCCCAGGAGGCACAGGCCAACCCCGGCGCCCCGACCTATGCCAGCTGTGACGAGGCGCGGGCCGCCGGTCGGGGTCCCATTCCCCAGGGAGATCCCGCCTACCGCTCCGAACTCGACCCGAACAACAACGGGACCGCCTGCGACGGCGGGTCGTCGGGCAATGCGCAGGCCAGCTCCGAGCCGTACTACGCCAACTGCGACGACGCCCGATCGGCCGGCGTTGCCCCGATCAACCGGGGATCGGCCGGATACCGGGCCGCGCTGGACCCGAACGACAACGGGATCGCCTGCGAGGGCACGGTTTCGGCCGCGCAGCCGGCGTCGTACTCGTCCTCCTCCGGCGGGGACTCGTCCTCCCGCGGCCAGCGGGTGGTGAACGCGGCCAAGCAGTGGCTGGGCACCACCTACGCCTGGGGCGGCGGCGACTACGACGGCCCGACGCTGGGCATCCGGGACGGCGGCGTGGCAGACCGGTACGGCGACTACCGCAAGGTCGGCTTCGACTGCTCGGGCCTGGCCCTGTACGCCTGGTCCCAGGTCGGGGTCTACCTGCCGCACTACTCCGTCTACCAGTACACCGGGCAGTCGGCCAAGGTCTCACGCAGCGACCTGCAGCCCGGTGACCTGGTGTTCTGGGCCAACAACACCTCGGACCCGAGCACCATCCACCACGTGGCCATCTGGATCGGCAACAACCAGATCATCGAGGCCCCCAACTCGGGCAGCTACGTCAAGATCTCCACGATGTACTGGAACGGTTACATCGGGGCGGTCCGGCCGGGCTGA
- a CDS encoding aconitate hydratase, which yields MPAPSKDSFAAKDTLTVGDRSYDIYRILGLDGLENAGKLPFSLKVLLENLIRTEDGANITADHIRSLANWDPSADPDIEIQFTPARVIMQDFTGVPCVVDLATMREAMADLGGDPDKINPLAPAEMVIDHSVIADVFGRADAFERNVELEYERNRERYQFLRWGQTAFDEFKVVPPGTGIVHQVNIEHLARVVMYRGGIAYPDSCVGTDSHTTMVNGIGVLGWGVGGIEAEAAMLGQPVSMLIPRVVGFKLTGEIPTGVTATDVVLTITEMLRKHGVVGKFVEFYGDGVGQVPLANRATIGNMSPEFGSTAAMFPIDSETTDYLTLTGRPAEQVALVEAYAKAQGLWHDPAQEPVYSEYLELDLSSVVPSIAGPKRPQDRIALSDAKHSFRKAVHDYVVNGDAAPETKLDEGIEESFPASDPASVSAVHAEEDANTDVVAALHSAALGASGRPSKPTKVSTSEYGDFELDHGAVVIAAITSCTNTSNPSVMLGAALLARNAVDKGLTVKPWVKTTMAPGSQVVTDYYEKAGLWPYLNKLGYNLVGYGCTTCIGNSGPLPDEISAAVNEADLTVVSVLSGNRNFEGRINPDVKMNYLASPPLVIAYALAGTMDFDFDEQPLGQSPDGSDIYLKDIWPTPQEIQATIGAAINQQMFTDSYADVFDGGERWKALPTPEGKTFEWDPESTYVRKPPYFDGMPATPEPVTDISGARVLAKLGDSVTTDHISPAGAIKADTPAGKYLTEHGIVRKDFNSYGSRRGNHEVMIRGTFANIRLRNQLLDDVQGGYTRDFTQDGGPQAFIYDAAQNYAAAGVPLVVLGGKEYGSGSSRDWAAKGTALLGVRAVITESFERIHRSNLIGMGVIPLQFPEGETVKTLGLDGDETFDISGITELNSGTTPRTVKVTATKPSGDVVEFDAVVRIDTPGEADYYRNGGIMQYVLRSLRAGSA from the coding sequence GTGCCTGCCCCCAGTAAGGACAGTTTCGCCGCCAAGGACACCCTGACCGTCGGTGATCGCAGTTATGACATCTACCGGATCCTCGGGCTGGACGGCCTGGAGAACGCGGGCAAGCTGCCGTTCTCGCTGAAGGTCCTGCTGGAGAACCTGATCCGCACCGAGGACGGCGCGAACATCACCGCCGACCACATCCGCTCGCTGGCCAACTGGGATCCGTCGGCCGACCCGGACATCGAGATCCAGTTCACCCCGGCCCGGGTGATCATGCAGGACTTCACCGGCGTGCCCTGCGTGGTCGACCTGGCCACCATGCGCGAGGCGATGGCCGACCTGGGCGGCGACCCGGACAAGATCAACCCGCTGGCGCCCGCCGAGATGGTCATCGACCACTCGGTCATCGCCGACGTGTTCGGCCGGGCCGACGCCTTCGAGCGCAACGTCGAGCTGGAGTACGAGCGCAACCGCGAGCGCTACCAGTTCCTGCGCTGGGGCCAGACCGCGTTCGACGAGTTCAAGGTCGTCCCCCCGGGCACCGGCATCGTGCACCAGGTCAACATCGAGCACCTGGCTCGGGTGGTCATGTACCGGGGCGGCATCGCCTACCCGGACTCCTGTGTGGGCACCGACTCGCACACCACCATGGTCAACGGCATCGGCGTGCTGGGCTGGGGCGTCGGCGGCATCGAGGCCGAGGCGGCCATGCTCGGCCAGCCGGTGTCGATGCTGATCCCCCGGGTGGTCGGCTTCAAGCTGACCGGTGAGATCCCCACCGGCGTGACCGCCACCGACGTCGTGCTGACCATCACCGAAATGCTGCGCAAGCACGGCGTGGTCGGCAAGTTCGTCGAGTTCTACGGCGACGGCGTCGGCCAGGTACCGCTGGCCAACCGGGCCACCATCGGCAACATGAGCCCGGAGTTCGGCTCGACCGCGGCGATGTTCCCGATCGATTCGGAGACCACCGACTACCTGACCCTGACCGGCCGGCCGGCCGAGCAGGTCGCGCTGGTCGAGGCGTACGCCAAGGCCCAGGGGCTGTGGCACGACCCGGCCCAGGAGCCCGTCTACTCCGAGTACCTGGAACTGGACCTGTCCAGCGTCGTGCCGTCCATCGCCGGCCCGAAGCGGCCGCAGGACCGGATCGCGCTGTCGGACGCCAAGCACTCCTTCCGCAAGGCCGTCCACGACTACGTGGTCAACGGTGACGCCGCCCCGGAGACCAAGCTCGACGAGGGCATCGAGGAGTCGTTCCCGGCCAGCGACCCGGCCTCGGTCAGCGCCGTGCACGCCGAGGAGGACGCCAATACCGACGTCGTCGCCGCCCTGCACAGCGCGGCCCTGGGGGCCTCCGGCCGCCCGTCCAAGCCGACCAAGGTCTCCACCAGCGAGTACGGCGACTTCGAGCTGGACCACGGCGCCGTGGTGATCGCCGCGATCACCTCCTGCACCAACACCTCCAACCCGTCGGTCATGCTCGGCGCCGCGCTGCTCGCCCGCAACGCCGTGGATAAGGGCCTGACCGTCAAGCCGTGGGTCAAGACGACCATGGCCCCGGGCTCGCAGGTGGTCACCGACTACTACGAGAAGGCCGGCCTGTGGCCGTACCTCAACAAGCTGGGCTACAACCTGGTCGGCTACGGCTGCACCACCTGCATCGGCAACTCCGGCCCGCTGCCCGACGAGATCTCGGCCGCGGTCAACGAGGCCGACCTGACGGTGGTCTCGGTGCTGTCCGGCAACCGCAACTTCGAAGGTCGGATCAACCCCGACGTCAAGATGAACTACCTGGCCTCGCCGCCGCTGGTGATCGCGTACGCGCTGGCCGGCACGATGGACTTCGACTTCGACGAGCAGCCGCTGGGTCAATCGCCCGACGGCAGTGACATCTATTTGAAGGACATCTGGCCGACCCCGCAGGAGATCCAGGCGACCATCGGCGCGGCCATCAACCAGCAGATGTTCACCGACAGCTACGCCGACGTCTTCGACGGCGGCGAGCGGTGGAAGGCGCTGCCCACCCCGGAGGGCAAGACCTTCGAGTGGGATCCCGAATCCACCTACGTGCGCAAGCCCCCGTACTTCGACGGGATGCCGGCCACGCCGGAGCCGGTCACCGACATCAGCGGCGCCCGGGTGCTGGCCAAGCTGGGTGACTCGGTCACCACCGACCACATCTCCCCCGCCGGCGCGATCAAGGCCGACACCCCGGCCGGCAAGTACCTGACCGAGCACGGCATCGTGCGCAAGGACTTCAACTCCTACGGGTCCCGCCGGGGCAACCACGAGGTGATGATCCGGGGCACGTTCGCCAACATCCGGCTGCGCAACCAGCTGCTCGATGACGTGCAGGGCGGCTACACCCGCGACTTCACGCAGGACGGCGGCCCGCAGGCGTTCATCTACGACGCGGCGCAGAACTACGCGGCGGCCGGCGTCCCCCTGGTCGTGCTCGGCGGCAAGGAGTACGGCTCGGGCTCGTCCCGGGACTGGGCGGCCAAGGGCACCGCGCTGCTGGGGGTGCGGGCCGTCATCACCGAGTCGTTCGAGCGCATCCACCGCTCCAACCTGATCGGCATGGGCGTCATCCCGCTGCAGTTTCCCGAAGGTGAGACGGTCAAGACCCTGGGCCTGGACGGCGACGAGACCTTCGACATCTCCGGCATCACCGAGCTGAACTCCGGAACCACCCCGCGCACGGTCAAGGTCACCGCGACCAAGCCGTCCGGTGACGTGGTCGAGTTCGACGCGGTGGTTCGGATCGACACCCCCGGTGAGGCCGACTACTACCGCAACGGCGGGATCATGCAGTACGTGCTGCGGAGCCTGCGCGCCGGCTCGGCCTGA
- the fabG gene encoding beta-ketoacyl-ACP reductase, with product MTQAPATGRSALVTGGNRGIGLAIARALAADGHRVTVTHRSGEPPQGLSGVICDVTDAASIDAAFSQVEADQGPVEILVANAGITDDTLLLRMSEDTFTSVVDANLTGAYRVAKRAASGMLRKRWGRMIFISSVVGLSGGAGQANYSASKAGLVGLARSIARELGSRHITANVIAPGFVDTDMTQSLPEARRTEIVNQVPLKRYAEPSEIADAVAFLASDRAAYITGAVLPVDGGLGMGH from the coding sequence GTGACGCAAGCACCCGCAACCGGGCGATCGGCGCTGGTGACCGGTGGCAACCGGGGAATCGGGTTGGCCATCGCCCGGGCCCTGGCCGCCGACGGTCATCGGGTGACGGTCACCCATCGTTCCGGGGAGCCCCCGCAGGGGCTGTCCGGAGTCATCTGCGACGTGACCGACGCGGCCAGCATCGACGCCGCGTTCAGCCAGGTCGAGGCCGATCAGGGGCCGGTGGAGATCCTGGTCGCCAACGCCGGCATCACCGACGACACGCTGCTGCTGCGGATGAGCGAGGACACCTTCACCTCGGTGGTGGACGCCAACCTGACCGGCGCCTACCGGGTGGCCAAGCGGGCCGCGTCCGGCATGCTGCGCAAGCGCTGGGGGCGGATGATCTTCATCTCCTCCGTGGTCGGGCTGTCCGGCGGGGCCGGGCAGGCCAACTACTCGGCGTCCAAGGCCGGCCTGGTCGGCCTGGCCCGCTCGATCGCCCGCGAACTGGGCTCGCGCCACATCACCGCCAACGTGATCGCCCCCGGATTCGTCGATACCGACATGACGCAGTCCCTGCCCGAGGCCCGGCGCACCGAGATCGTCAACCAGGTGCCGTTGAAGCGGTACGCGGAGCCGTCCGAGATCGCCGACGCCGTCGCCTTCCTGGCCTCCGATCGGGCCGCCTACATCACCGGCGCGGTCCTGCCGGTCGACGGTGGCCTGGGCATGGGCCACTGA
- a CDS encoding VWA domain-containing protein — protein sequence MAVMSFASPWWLAAGLLVLALGVGYLIAQRRRRRNTVKFANLELLDKVAPGRPGWWRHIPTALVLVGLMLLTVALAGPTAQAKEPRNRAVVMLAVDTSLSMEATDVAPNRLDAAKEAAQSFVDDLTPGVNLGIVSFAGIATVLVSPTTDRTVAKQAIDGLTLDERTATGEAIISSLQTIELFSKTLPPDGTDTGPPPARIVLMTDGKRTVGRTEQDAAQRAADAGVPVSVIAFGTDNGSITVNDEVIPVPLDTEAMQQIAQISGGDFHQAASAEELKSIYAQLGEQIGYETKERDVSKPWLIAGTMLVVLGSAAALVITARIP from the coding sequence CTGGCAGTAATGAGTTTCGCCTCGCCCTGGTGGCTCGCCGCCGGCCTCCTCGTGCTGGCCCTCGGCGTCGGGTACCTGATCGCGCAACGACGACGCCGCCGCAACACCGTCAAGTTCGCCAACCTGGAGCTGCTGGACAAGGTGGCCCCCGGCCGTCCGGGCTGGTGGCGGCACATCCCCACGGCGCTGGTGCTGGTCGGGTTGATGCTGCTGACCGTCGCGCTGGCCGGTCCGACCGCGCAGGCCAAGGAGCCGCGCAACCGGGCCGTGGTCATGCTGGCCGTCGACACGTCGCTGTCCATGGAGGCGACGGACGTCGCCCCCAATCGGCTGGACGCGGCCAAGGAGGCGGCGCAGTCGTTCGTCGACGATCTGACCCCGGGCGTGAACCTGGGCATCGTCTCGTTCGCCGGCATCGCCACCGTCCTGGTCAGCCCGACCACCGACCGCACGGTGGCCAAGCAGGCGATCGACGGGCTCACCCTGGACGAGCGCACCGCCACCGGCGAGGCGATCATCTCCAGCCTGCAGACGATCGAGCTGTTCTCCAAGACGCTGCCGCCGGACGGCACCGACACCGGGCCCCCGCCGGCCCGGATCGTGTTGATGACCGACGGCAAGCGCACCGTGGGCCGCACCGAGCAGGACGCCGCCCAGCGCGCCGCCGATGCCGGTGTGCCCGTCTCGGTGATCGCGTTCGGCACCGACAACGGATCCATCACCGTCAACGACGAGGTGATCCCGGTGCCGCTGGACACCGAGGCGATGCAGCAGATCGCGCAGATCTCCGGCGGTGACTTCCACCAGGCCGCGTCCGCCGAGGAGCTCAAGTCGATCTACGCCCAGCTGGGGGAGCAGATCGGCTACGAGACCAAGGAACGCGACGTCTCCAAGCCGTGGCTGATCGCGGGGACCATGCTGGTGGTGCTCGGGTCGGCGGCGGCGCTGGTGATCACCGCACGCATCCCCTGA
- a CDS encoding DUF58 domain-containing protein has translation MDAAPQELPPNPGAPPRTADPTRLDAALSTLELTVRRRLDGLLQGNHLGLVPGPGTEPGDARPYYPGDDVRRMDWSVTARTTEPHIRQTVADRELETWLVADLSASLDFGTVGCEKRDLVVAAAAAVGHLTRGGGNRIGAIVASGSQLARVPARGGRPHLEYLLRTLANNPRATPGDRGDLATALEQLRRPPRRRGLVVVISDFIGPVDWERPLRGLSARHDLLAVEVIDPRDLELPAVGLVTLVDPETGRSKEVSTSAGLRAAFAKASAEHRAQVAGALRRAGAAQLVLRTDGDWIADVLRFIVGRKRGWTGATAPGTPNRTPRGGEAWQ, from the coding sequence ATGGACGCGGCCCCGCAGGAGCTGCCGCCGAATCCGGGGGCCCCACCCCGGACGGCCGATCCGACCCGCCTGGACGCGGCGCTGAGCACCCTGGAGCTGACCGTCCGGCGCCGCCTGGACGGGCTGCTGCAGGGCAACCACCTGGGCCTGGTGCCGGGTCCGGGGACCGAACCGGGCGACGCCCGGCCGTACTACCCGGGCGACGACGTGCGCCGGATGGACTGGTCGGTGACCGCGCGGACCACCGAGCCGCACATCCGGCAGACCGTCGCCGACCGTGAGCTGGAGACCTGGCTAGTGGCCGACCTGTCGGCCTCGCTGGACTTCGGCACCGTCGGCTGCGAGAAGCGGGACCTGGTGGTCGCCGCCGCGGCCGCGGTCGGGCACCTGACCCGGGGCGGCGGCAACCGGATCGGGGCCATCGTGGCGTCCGGCTCGCAGCTGGCCCGGGTGCCGGCCCGCGGCGGCCGCCCGCACCTGGAGTACCTGCTGCGCACGCTGGCCAACAACCCCCGGGCCACTCCGGGCGACCGGGGTGACCTGGCCACCGCGCTGGAGCAGCTGCGGCGCCCGCCGCGGCGGCGGGGTCTGGTCGTGGTCATCTCCGACTTCATCGGCCCGGTGGACTGGGAGCGCCCGCTGCGCGGCCTGTCCGCCCGGCACGACCTGCTCGCCGTCGAGGTCATCGACCCCCGCGACCTGGAGTTGCCGGCCGTCGGCCTTGTCACCCTGGTCGACCCGGAAACCGGTCGCAGCAAGGAGGTCTCGACCAGCGCCGGGCTGCGGGCGGCCTTCGCCAAGGCCTCCGCCGAGCACCGTGCGCAGGTGGCCGGGGCGCTGCGGCGGGCCGGCGCGGCCCAGCTGGTCCTGCGCACCGACGGCGACTGGATCGCCGACGTGTTGCGGTTCATCGTGGGCCGCAAGCGTGGCTGGACCGGGGCCACCGCCCCCGGCACCCCCAACCGCACGCCCCGCGGCGGGGAGGCCTGGCAGTAA
- the fabI gene encoding enoyl-ACP reductase FabI codes for MADHLGSDLLAGKNLLITGIITEASMAFHTARLAQQQGANVVLTGYGRLSLVERIAKRLPAPAPVVELDVTDKAQLDSLADRVGEHVNRLDGVLHSIGFAPATALGGDFLDCPWEDVATTVHTSAYSLKSLAVAALPLMTDGGSIVGLDFDARQAWPAYDWMGVAKAALESVTRYLARDLGPMGIRVNLVSAGPIKTIAAKSIPGFVDLENGWSTRAPLGWDTSDPTPVARAAVALLSDLFPATSGSMVMVDGGFHALGFGKKEVAAPAE; via the coding sequence ATGGCCGACCACCTCGGCAGCGACCTGCTCGCCGGCAAGAACCTGCTCATCACCGGCATCATCACCGAGGCCTCGATGGCGTTCCACACCGCGCGGCTGGCCCAGCAGCAGGGCGCGAACGTGGTGCTGACCGGCTACGGGCGGCTGTCGCTGGTCGAGCGGATCGCCAAGCGGCTGCCGGCCCCGGCCCCGGTGGTCGAGCTCGACGTCACCGACAAGGCCCAGCTGGACTCGTTGGCCGACCGGGTCGGCGAGCACGTGAACCGGCTCGATGGGGTGCTGCACTCCATCGGGTTCGCGCCGGCCACCGCCCTGGGTGGGGACTTCCTGGACTGCCCCTGGGAGGACGTGGCCACCACCGTGCACACCTCCGCCTACTCGCTCAAGTCGCTGGCCGTCGCGGCGTTGCCGCTGATGACCGACGGCGGCAGCATCGTCGGTCTGGACTTCGACGCCCGCCAGGCCTGGCCGGCCTACGACTGGATGGGCGTGGCCAAGGCCGCGCTGGAGTCGGTGACCCGGTACCTGGCCCGCGACCTGGGCCCGATGGGGATCCGGGTCAACCTGGTCTCGGCCGGCCCGATCAAGACCATCGCGGCCAAGTCGATCCCCGGCTTCGTGGACTTGGAGAACGGCTGGAGCACCCGCGCCCCGCTGGGCTGGGACACCTCCGACCCGACGCCGGTGGCCCGGGCCGCGGTCGCGCTGCTGTCCGACCTGTTCCCGGCGACCAGCGGCTCGATGGTGATGGTCGACGGCGGGTTCCACGCCCTGGGCTTCGGCAAGAAAGAGGTGGCCGCCCCGGCCGAGTGA
- the mobA gene encoding molybdenum cofactor guanylyltransferase encodes MPSASAHPSGSPGPSAAVVLAGGRGRRLGGVDKPALRIGERTLLDVALAAVAGVPTVVVGPDRDVPPGVLVVREDPPGGGPAAALAAGVAALPARPSQALVVVLAADLTAIDAATVAALCARVGRTGAVLLDGEGRSQWLAGVWRWGALTGALRQQPSWHQRSVRDLLGPLDPVPVAGREDATADVDTPEDLRRLRSSSSRLGPS; translated from the coding sequence ATGCCGTCCGCGTCAGCGCACCCGTCGGGGTCACCGGGTCCGTCCGCGGCCGTCGTGCTGGCCGGTGGCCGCGGCCGCCGGCTCGGTGGGGTGGACAAACCCGCCCTGCGCATCGGTGAGAGGACATTGCTGGACGTGGCGCTGGCCGCGGTCGCCGGGGTGCCGACGGTGGTGGTCGGCCCGGACCGCGACGTCCCGCCCGGCGTCCTGGTCGTTCGGGAGGATCCGCCCGGCGGGGGTCCGGCCGCCGCGCTCGCCGCTGGCGTCGCCGCCCTGCCGGCCCGGCCGAGCCAGGCCCTGGTGGTGGTTCTGGCCGCCGATCTGACGGCCATCGACGCCGCGACCGTGGCCGCCCTGTGCGCCCGGGTCGGCCGGACCGGGGCGGTGCTGCTGGACGGCGAGGGCCGGTCCCAGTGGCTGGCCGGCGTGTGGCGGTGGGGCGCCCTGACCGGCGCCCTGCGGCAGCAGCCGAGCTGGCACCAGCGATCCGTGCGCGACCTGCTGGGCCCGCTGGACCCGGTGCCGGTGGCCGGACGCGAGGACGCGACCGCCGATGTGGACACCCCCGAGGACCTGCGCCGCCTGCGGTCGAGCTCGTCCCGTCTGGGGCCGTCGTGA